One genomic window of Candidatus Minimicrobia sp. QA0096 includes the following:
- a CDS encoding cupin domain-containing protein: protein MKGFSGNIEELTLENNNFRQVLYTAKHCQLVLMSLPVGGEIGSEIHEENDQFFRFESGEGKVLIDGNEYIVSDGSAIIVPAGAEHNVINTGEEPLKLYTIYSPAHHKDGIVRATREEAEANEEDFDGVTTE from the coding sequence GTGAAGGGTTTTAGTGGAAATATAGAAGAATTAACACTGGAAAATAATAATTTTCGTCAAGTTCTATATACTGCGAAGCATTGCCAATTAGTATTGATGAGTCTGCCTGTTGGCGGGGAAATTGGTTCGGAGATTCACGAGGAGAATGATCAATTTTTCAGATTTGAGTCTGGCGAAGGTAAGGTTTTGATTGATGGCAATGAATATATTGTTTCCGACGGTAGTGCTATTATTGTGCCGGCGGGCGCTGAGCATAATGTGATCAATACCGGCGAAGAGCCGCTTAAGCTCTATACTATTTATAGTCCAGCACATCATAAAGATGGAATCGTTCGGGCGACTCGCGAAGAAGCGGAGGCTAACGAAGAAGATTTTGACGGCGTAACTACCGAATAA
- a CDS encoding thioredoxin family protein: MALYEITTKQEFEDKVLKSDGPVLVDFWAPWCPPCRAMAPLLHQIAEETEFDIVKVDTEASQENAQLAMEYRVQGIPNMKIFVGGEEVAEMIGMKPKQTLIDALEKAAK, translated from the coding sequence ATGGCTTTATATGAAATTACAACGAAGCAAGAATTCGAAGATAAGGTGCTAAAAAGCGACGGTCCTGTACTAGTTGATTTTTGGGCGCCGTGGTGTCCGCCATGTCGTGCAATGGCTCCGCTTTTGCATCAAATTGCTGAAGAAACAGAGTTCGATATTGTTAAAGTTGATACTGAAGCAAGTCAGGAAAATGCGCAATTGGCTATGGAATATCGCGTGCAGGGAATTCCAAATATGAAGATTTTTGTTGGCGGCGAGGAAGTTGCTGAAATGATTGGCATGAAGCCGAAGCAGACGTTGATTGACGCTCTGGAAAAAGCTGCGAAATAA
- a CDS encoding Fur family transcriptional regulator, whose protein sequence is MTQIVRRSTKYTNDVMAILKSKHHATNAEIAQELRNIHPEVSDTTVHRITRRLCGDGMIGLAPSTKKGCLRYDIHKDDHDHFVCSGCDGLVDVKIANEMRKQIAHEISDCYIDGPLVVTGVCKKCQKRRK, encoded by the coding sequence ATGACGCAAATTGTTAGGCGATCAACAAAATACACGAATGACGTGATGGCGATTTTAAAGAGTAAGCATCATGCGACGAATGCGGAAATTGCTCAGGAATTGCGGAACATTCATCCTGAAGTCAGCGACACGACGGTGCATCGAATAACTCGACGCCTGTGTGGCGACGGGATGATTGGTTTGGCACCATCGACCAAAAAGGGTTGCTTGCGATATGATATTCATAAGGACGATCATGATCATTTTGTGTGTAGTGGCTGCGATGGCTTGGTGGATGTTAAAATTGCCAATGAGATGAGAAAACAGATTGCGCATGAAATTAGCGATTGCTATATTGACGGCCCGTTGGTTGTGACGGGAGTTTGTAAAAAATGCCAGAAAAGGAGGAAATAA
- a CDS encoding ABC transporter ATP-binding protein, whose translation MKNKPNSKEIFRLFWKTSEPYKHRRNLAIFFAILTLVVTIFVGPLIIAQLLSIIQHNQLHDAKNLWTLIALYSVSGLWSSVIGWRLVLYLAWTFETAMQRDLYARCFSKLTNQTLFFHSNKFGGSLVSQTNKLVGAVESFWDTIIWSILPLVVSLVGSIIILSTLLWQYALFLLIFSIVFSIVVYYGSKPMAKLTKKEAKASNKLNGQLADVISNVLAVKSSGAEATEQKFFAKTVNSWRNSSLDVMRGFLKVSTVYSSINMVIKIGAIAFAVYAAQNDLVSVASVYLIITYTGSVAHELWNMNGIMRNYNRIIGNANDMVEILQTPTTLIDKSDSKLKVTNGEISMDKITFTHDEGQGNTLFHDFSLGIKPGEKLGLVGASGSGKTTLTKLLLRFADIDSGKITIDGQDISEVTQASLRAKIAYVPQEPLLFHRSVRENIAYGRPDATDAEIEEAAKKAGAYDFIIGLKDGFDTMVGERGTKLSGGQRQRVAIARAILKDAPILVLDEATSALDSESEALIQKSLETLMENRTSIVIAHRLSTIAKLDRIIVLKNGKIVEDGSHDDLINKKRGVYAKLWARQSGGFIEE comes from the coding sequence TTGAAAAACAAACCAAACAGCAAAGAAATATTTCGTCTATTTTGGAAGACGTCAGAGCCGTACAAACACCGTCGAAACTTGGCAATATTTTTTGCAATACTGACTCTCGTGGTTACCATTTTTGTCGGGCCGCTCATAATTGCTCAGCTTCTTAGTATTATCCAACACAATCAACTGCACGACGCAAAAAATCTATGGACACTAATTGCTTTATATAGCGTCAGTGGATTATGGTCTAGCGTCATCGGCTGGCGATTAGTTTTATATCTCGCCTGGACATTCGAAACCGCCATGCAACGAGATTTATACGCTCGATGCTTCAGCAAACTGACCAACCAAACACTATTCTTTCATTCAAATAAATTCGGCGGGTCACTCGTTAGCCAAACAAATAAATTAGTTGGCGCGGTAGAAAGTTTTTGGGACACGATAATTTGGTCAATTTTGCCACTAGTTGTTTCACTGGTCGGTTCAATAATTATCCTGTCAACTCTTCTCTGGCAATACGCGTTATTCTTACTCATCTTCTCAATTGTTTTCAGCATCGTCGTTTATTATGGATCCAAGCCAATGGCGAAATTGACAAAAAAAGAAGCCAAAGCCAGCAATAAATTAAACGGACAATTAGCCGACGTAATCTCAAACGTTCTAGCGGTCAAGTCATCTGGCGCCGAAGCTACGGAACAGAAGTTTTTCGCAAAAACTGTCAACTCTTGGCGAAACTCGAGCCTCGACGTAATGCGTGGATTTTTGAAAGTCAGCACCGTATATTCGTCAATCAACATGGTTATTAAAATTGGAGCAATCGCCTTCGCAGTGTACGCAGCCCAGAATGATTTGGTGTCCGTGGCGTCTGTTTACCTTATTATCACCTACACTGGGAGTGTCGCACATGAATTGTGGAACATGAACGGAATTATGCGCAATTACAACCGAATTATCGGTAACGCAAATGATATGGTAGAAATCTTACAAACGCCAACGACATTGATTGATAAAAGCGATTCAAAGCTAAAAGTTACAAACGGCGAAATTTCTATGGACAAAATAACTTTCACGCACGACGAAGGTCAAGGCAACACTCTATTCCACGACTTCTCTCTGGGTATTAAACCGGGCGAAAAATTAGGTTTGGTCGGAGCAAGCGGTTCCGGAAAAACGACGCTCACCAAATTGCTATTACGCTTCGCTGATATTGACTCGGGAAAAATTACCATCGACGGACAAGATATTTCCGAAGTCACCCAAGCAAGTTTGCGTGCAAAAATCGCTTACGTACCGCAAGAGCCATTACTATTCCACCGCTCTGTGCGCGAAAACATCGCTTACGGTCGACCTGATGCAACGGACGCAGAAATTGAAGAAGCCGCCAAAAAAGCTGGTGCTTACGATTTTATCATTGGACTTAAAGACGGTTTTGACACAATGGTTGGCGAGCGCGGAACCAAATTATCTGGCGGACAGCGACAACGAGTTGCAATTGCTAGGGCAATCCTGAAAGATGCGCCAATTCTAGTCCTCGACGAGGCGACTTCAGCGCTAGATTCTGAGTCAGAAGCGTTGATCCAAAAATCCTTGGAAACGTTGATGGAGAATCGAACCTCAATTGTCATTGCCCATCGCTTATCTACAATTGCTAAGTTGGATCGTATAATTGTTTTGAAAAATGGGAAAATTGTCGAGGACGGGTCGCACGACGACCTCATCAATAAAAAACGCGGTGTTTATGCCAAATTATGGGCAAGGCAATCTGGCGGATTTATTGAAGAATAG
- a CDS encoding DedA family protein translates to MESFIHLITSFGVLAILLVIFAESGLLIGFVLPGDSLLFTAGYMVQQNPQHIDIHIFALLVFAAAVLGDSVGYSFGHKVGRKLFEKENSRFFKKKYLEQTEKFYDKHGSATIVLARFVPIVRTFAPIVAGASKMHYKTFLTFNLIGGFLWSSAFVYLGFYAGEFLTKAGVNIEVAAILIIFLSVSPMIIHALKQPNTRALLRKQLSVLLSKTKRKK, encoded by the coding sequence ATGGAATCTTTTATTCACTTGATAACTAGCTTCGGCGTATTGGCAATTTTATTAGTGATTTTCGCAGAATCCGGTCTACTAATCGGCTTCGTCTTACCTGGCGACAGTCTGCTTTTCACTGCTGGATATATGGTTCAGCAAAATCCTCAGCACATTGATATCCACATTTTTGCACTTTTGGTTTTTGCGGCGGCAGTGCTGGGCGACAGTGTTGGCTATAGTTTTGGTCACAAAGTTGGACGCAAGTTGTTTGAAAAAGAAAATTCCCGATTCTTCAAGAAAAAATATTTGGAGCAAACAGAAAAGTTTTACGATAAGCACGGCTCAGCGACAATCGTCCTGGCTCGATTTGTACCAATTGTAAGAACCTTCGCCCCAATCGTTGCCGGCGCTAGTAAAATGCACTATAAAACGTTCTTAACTTTCAATCTTATCGGTGGATTTCTTTGGTCATCAGCATTCGTTTATCTAGGCTTCTACGCTGGCGAGTTTTTGACCAAAGCAGGCGTAAATATTGAAGTTGCGGCTATTCTCATCATCTTCCTGTCTGTCTCACCAATGATTATTCATGCTTTGAAACAACCAAATACTCGCGCTTTATTAAGAAAACAATTGTCGGTTCTCCTCTCGAAAACCAAGCGTAAAAAATAG
- the uvrA gene encoding excinuclease ABC subunit UvrA — MTEVIRVKGAREHNLKNVDIEIPRDQLVVITGLSGSGKSSLAFDTIYAEGQRRYMESLNSYARQFLGTMDKPDVDSIEGLSPAISIDQKSTSRNPRSTVATVTEIYDYLRLLFARIGVPHCPICGNEVTRRTTEVIIDEILRQFVDKRILLLAPIVKNKKGEFAHIPEQYQRLGYARVRVDGVVYALDEFPELQKSYKHNIELVVDRLALTAEMRSRLSQSVEQALDLGQGVIEVLDADSDEVKTFSQRYACVDHPDVDIPELEPRLFSFNAPQGACPVCTGLGSRLEVDPELVFNNNLTISEGAIRPYNRMNSDAWNMKRLASVAEAHGFSLKVPVGKLSDDAKHKILYGTGDQKYRVDLGGGRHYDTTYEGVIPNLERRWKETDSDFMRRDIERFMRERDCYACKGARLKPVVLAVTVHELNIVDVCDLSVDDALDLFDNKLQLTEQEMMIARLIVKEIKSRLAFMSNVGLNYLELSRAANTLSGGEAQRIRLATQIGAGLQGVLYVLDEPSIGLHQRDNDKLIDMLKRLRDLGNSVLVVEHDEDTIRQSDFLVDMGPGAGVNGGQVVAMGTPEIVAKNENSITGRYLSGAEKIAVPKKRRKVVKDKKLIVRGARENNLKNIDVEFPLGLMTVVSGVSGSGKSTLVNDIVARELAAELNRATTAPGLHDAIEGVNFLDKTIVIDQSPIGRTPRSNPATYTGIFTPIRELFASTPEANVRGYKSGRFSFNVKGGRCENCQGDGVIKIEMHFLPDVYVQCDECHGKRYNREALEIKYKDKTIADVLDMTIDQAAEFFDSVPNIARKLQTLVEVGLGYIKLGQPATTFSGGEAQRIKLATELSKRSTGKTMYILDEPTTGLHSADVKRLLGILQQLVEGGNSMIIIEHNLDVIKSADWIIDMGPEGGIGGGTVVACGTPEDIAKVPNSFTGKYLKKML; from the coding sequence ATGACAGAGGTAATTCGTGTTAAAGGTGCTCGTGAGCACAATCTGAAAAATGTAGATATTGAGATTCCGCGAGATCAGCTGGTGGTGATTACTGGGCTTAGTGGGTCTGGGAAATCCAGCCTGGCATTTGATACGATTTACGCTGAAGGTCAGCGTCGCTATATGGAGAGCCTTAATTCCTATGCGCGTCAGTTTTTGGGGACGATGGATAAGCCTGATGTTGATTCAATTGAAGGACTCAGTCCAGCGATTTCGATTGACCAGAAATCGACCAGTCGCAATCCGCGTTCGACCGTGGCTACGGTGACAGAAATTTATGATTATCTGAGGCTTTTGTTTGCGCGAATTGGCGTGCCGCATTGTCCGATTTGTGGCAATGAAGTGACGCGTCGCACGACCGAGGTTATTATTGACGAGATTCTGCGACAATTTGTCGATAAGCGAATTCTGCTATTGGCGCCAATTGTTAAGAATAAAAAAGGTGAGTTTGCGCATATTCCGGAGCAATATCAGCGACTTGGTTATGCCAGGGTTCGCGTGGATGGCGTGGTGTACGCGCTGGATGAATTTCCGGAGCTGCAAAAAAGTTACAAGCATAACATCGAGTTGGTGGTTGATAGGTTGGCGTTGACGGCGGAAATGCGATCTCGACTAAGTCAGAGCGTTGAGCAAGCATTGGATCTGGGTCAGGGAGTCATCGAGGTTTTAGACGCGGACAGTGATGAAGTAAAGACATTTTCGCAGAGATATGCTTGTGTTGATCATCCTGATGTCGATATTCCAGAGCTGGAGCCGCGATTGTTTAGTTTTAACGCACCGCAGGGGGCTTGTCCTGTGTGTACGGGTTTGGGATCGAGGCTGGAGGTTGATCCAGAATTGGTCTTTAATAACAATTTGACGATTTCCGAAGGCGCAATTCGACCGTATAATCGAATGAACTCTGACGCTTGGAATATGAAGCGATTGGCGTCTGTTGCTGAAGCTCACGGCTTTAGTTTGAAAGTTCCCGTAGGCAAGCTTTCTGATGATGCTAAACATAAAATATTATACGGAACTGGTGACCAAAAATATCGCGTTGATTTGGGTGGTGGTCGGCATTATGATACGACTTATGAGGGTGTTATTCCTAATCTGGAGCGGCGCTGGAAGGAAACTGACAGCGATTTTATGCGACGAGATATTGAGCGATTTATGCGCGAGAGGGATTGTTATGCCTGTAAAGGTGCGCGCCTGAAACCTGTGGTTTTGGCGGTGACGGTTCATGAATTAAATATTGTTGACGTGTGTGATTTGAGTGTTGATGACGCGTTGGACTTGTTTGACAATAAGCTTCAATTGACTGAGCAAGAAATGATGATTGCTCGCTTGATTGTGAAGGAAATTAAATCCCGTTTGGCGTTTATGAGCAATGTTGGGTTGAACTATTTGGAACTAAGTCGAGCGGCTAACACGCTTAGTGGTGGCGAGGCGCAGCGAATTCGCTTGGCGACGCAAATTGGCGCTGGACTTCAGGGCGTGCTTTATGTACTGGACGAGCCGTCAATTGGACTTCATCAACGCGACAACGACAAGTTGATTGATATGTTGAAGCGCCTTCGTGATTTGGGCAATTCTGTGCTGGTGGTTGAGCATGATGAGGACACGATTCGTCAGAGTGATTTTCTGGTTGATATGGGACCGGGAGCTGGTGTGAATGGCGGTCAAGTAGTGGCAATGGGGACGCCTGAAATTGTTGCGAAAAATGAGAATAGTATAACGGGTCGCTATTTATCTGGGGCGGAAAAAATTGCCGTTCCGAAAAAGCGTCGTAAAGTTGTGAAAGATAAAAAGTTGATTGTTCGTGGCGCTCGCGAAAATAATCTTAAGAACATTGATGTGGAGTTTCCTTTGGGTTTGATGACCGTAGTGTCTGGTGTTTCTGGTAGCGGAAAGTCGACGCTTGTGAATGATATTGTGGCGCGGGAACTAGCGGCAGAACTTAATCGCGCAACGACAGCGCCAGGATTGCACGACGCTATAGAAGGTGTGAATTTTCTTGATAAGACGATTGTCATAGATCAGTCGCCAATTGGTCGAACGCCGCGCTCTAATCCAGCAACATATACTGGGATTTTTACGCCGATTCGCGAACTTTTTGCCAGCACGCCCGAGGCTAACGTTCGGGGCTATAAATCTGGGCGCTTTAGCTTTAATGTTAAGGGCGGCCGCTGTGAAAATTGTCAGGGTGATGGTGTGATAAAAATTGAAATGCACTTTTTACCGGACGTTTACGTTCAGTGCGACGAATGTCACGGCAAGCGTTATAATCGCGAGGCGCTGGAAATTAAGTATAAAGATAAGACGATTGCTGATGTTCTGGATATGACAATTGATCAAGCGGCGGAATTTTTTGACAGTGTGCCGAATATTGCGCGAAAACTTCAGACATTAGTCGAGGTTGGGCTTGGCTATATTAAACTTGGTCAGCCAGCAACTACTTTTTCGGGCGGTGAGGCGCAGCGAATTAAATTGGCAACGGAGCTCTCCAAGCGTTCCACTGGAAAAACTATGTACATTCTGGACGAGCCGACCACTGGGCTTCATTCTGCTGACGTAAAGCGACTGTTGGGAATTTTGCAGCAATTAGTTGAAGGCGGTAATAGTATGATTATCATTGAGCATAATTTGGACGTCATAAAGTCAGCCGACTGGATAATTGATATGGGTCCAGAGGGTGGAATTGGCGGCGGTACTGTTGTGGCTTGCGGTACGCCTGAAGATATTGCCAAAGTGCCAAATTCGTTCACTGGCAAATATCTGAAAAAGATGCTTTAA